In one Microbacterium invictum genomic region, the following are encoded:
- a CDS encoding ABC transporter ATP-binding protein, which produces MTDTTANTGAPETILEVDGLNVDFWVDGEFYPAAVDMNYVVRRGEVLAIVGESGSGKSTSSMSLLGLLPENARVTGSIKLLGRELRGVDQATIRSLRGNEIAVIFQEPMTALNPVYTVGFQIVEALRSHDRSLSPSAAKERAIELLRLVEMPNPEQSFHKYPHQLSGGQRQRAMIAQSISCDPLLLIADEPTTALDVTVQAEILDLLRNLHKRLDSAIILITHDMGVVADLADRIMVMKNGIVVEAGSVDAIFHKPQHPYTQQLLASVPHLGLGVLEPIDESASDEVVSETSAVPTIASIREHANAQQVTETREPVLSFEDVAIEYPKRGRIPAFRAAEHIDLKIYPGEIMGLVGESGSGKTTIGRAAIGLIPIAEGTLTTVGTDISNASQKDLFAIRRRTGIVFQDPASSLNPRMPIGQSIGEPILLAGEAKGKDLDRRVEDLLDQVELPRSYRNRFPHELSGGQRQRVGIARALALAPELLVADEPTSALDVSVQARFLDLLQELQQELQFACLFISHDLAVVDILAHRISVMHLGKLVETGTRDEILRGAQDPYTQRLIAAVPVPDPDAQRERREARAALLGH; this is translated from the coding sequence ATGACTGACACCACCGCCAACACCGGCGCTCCCGAGACGATCCTCGAGGTCGACGGCCTGAACGTCGACTTCTGGGTGGACGGGGAGTTCTACCCCGCCGCCGTCGACATGAACTACGTCGTCCGCCGTGGCGAGGTCCTCGCCATCGTGGGCGAGTCCGGCTCGGGGAAGTCGACCAGCTCCATGTCGCTCCTGGGCCTGCTTCCCGAGAACGCCCGGGTCACCGGGTCGATCAAGCTCCTCGGCCGCGAGCTGCGGGGCGTCGACCAGGCGACCATCCGGTCCCTTCGCGGCAACGAGATCGCGGTGATCTTCCAAGAGCCGATGACGGCGCTGAATCCCGTGTACACGGTCGGCTTCCAGATCGTCGAGGCGCTCCGCTCCCATGACCGCTCCCTCTCGCCGTCGGCCGCGAAGGAGCGCGCGATCGAGCTGCTGCGCCTCGTGGAGATGCCCAATCCCGAGCAGTCCTTCCACAAGTACCCCCATCAGCTCTCCGGCGGTCAGCGCCAGCGCGCCATGATCGCCCAGTCGATCTCGTGCGACCCGCTTCTGCTCATCGCCGACGAGCCGACCACGGCGCTGGACGTCACGGTGCAGGCCGAGATCCTCGACCTTCTCCGCAACCTCCACAAGCGCCTGGACTCGGCGATCATCCTCATCACCCATGACATGGGGGTCGTGGCGGACCTCGCCGACCGCATCATGGTGATGAAGAACGGTATCGTGGTGGAGGCCGGCTCGGTGGACGCCATCTTCCACAAGCCGCAGCATCCCTACACCCAGCAGCTGCTGGCCTCGGTGCCCCACCTCGGCCTGGGCGTTCTGGAGCCGATCGACGAGTCGGCGTCCGACGAAGTGGTCAGCGAGACCTCCGCGGTGCCGACGATCGCGTCGATCCGCGAGCACGCCAACGCCCAGCAGGTCACCGAGACCCGGGAACCGGTGCTGTCGTTCGAGGATGTCGCGATCGAATACCCCAAGCGCGGACGGATCCCCGCGTTCCGGGCGGCTGAGCACATCGATCTGAAGATCTACCCCGGCGAGATCATGGGTCTCGTGGGGGAGTCGGGCTCGGGGAAGACCACGATCGGCCGGGCCGCCATCGGACTCATCCCGATCGCGGAGGGCACGCTCACCACGGTCGGCACCGACATCTCGAACGCCTCGCAGAAGGACCTCTTCGCCATTCGTCGCCGGACCGGCATCGTCTTCCAGGACCCTGCGTCGTCGCTGAACCCCCGCATGCCGATCGGTCAGTCGATCGGGGAGCCGATCCTCCTCGCCGGCGAAGCCAAGGGCAAGGACCTCGATCGCCGGGTCGAAGACCTCCTCGACCAGGTCGAGCTGCCCCGTTCCTACCGCAACCGCTTCCCGCACGAGCTGTCGGGGGGTCAGCGTCAGCGCGTCGGTATCGCCCGGGCCCTGGCCCTGGCCCCCGAGCTGCTCGTCGCCGACGAGCCGACCTCGGCCCTGGACGTCTCGGTGCAGGCGCGGTTCCTCGACCTCCTTCAGGAGCTGCAGCAGGAACTGCAGTTCGCGTGCTTGTTCATCAGCCACGACCTGGCCGTCGTCGACATCCTCGCCCACCGCATCAGCGTGATGCACCTGGGCAAGCTCGTCGAGACCGGGACGCGCGACGAGATCCTCCGCGGTGCGCAGGACCCCTACACCCAGCGCCTCATTGCCGCCGTCCCCGTCCCCGATCCCGACGCGCAGCGCGAGCGCCGTGAGGCGCGCGCGGCGCTCCTCGGCCATTAG